A genomic region of Miscanthus floridulus cultivar M001 chromosome 3, ASM1932011v1, whole genome shotgun sequence contains the following coding sequences:
- the LOC136544641 gene encoding uncharacterized protein, with translation TPLDRLPLRCQTQYLHWDDYHKTYMTYQGDQEYVKFYETVSNETKWLENFVEASTHEWLRYETLAMYKAMKIAAGCNNILPTLIYTGFNEYLWSVKCNSIYEDFASLYLEIWKRVAKENMSFLSAVKELHAQDICAPCRIQLKIELGCAPRSGGLRTNYDKYLVDLNGEVEENEAHSVILEAKKFVPRQMTYYDYARKKLNIARRNGVIPLQSCMLVNNSDVTA, from the exons ACACCTCTGGATCGACTCCCTCTGCGATGTCAG ACACAGTATCTACACTGGGACGATTATCATAAAACTTACATGACATACCAAGGTGACCAAGAATACGTCAAGTTCTATGAAACGGTGTCAAATGAAACTAAG TGGCTTGAAAATTTCGTGGAAGCCAGCACGCATGAG TGGCTAAGGTACGAGACGTTGGCAATGTATAAAGCAATGAAAATCGCAGCAGGCTGTAACAATATTCTTCCAACTTTGATTTACACTGGCTTCAAT GAATATTTGTGGAGTGTTAAGTGTAATAGTATATATGAAGATTTTGCTAGTCTCTATTTAGAGATTTGGAAACGGGTCGCTAAGGAAAAT ATGAGTTTTCTAAGTGCTGTGAAGGAATTACATGCTCAAGACATATGTGCCCCATGCCGTATCCAATTGAAAATTGAGCTTGGTTGTGCCCCAAGATCTGGTGGGCTGAGAACAAAC TATGATAAATATCTGGTTGATCTTAATGGAGAG GTTGAAGAAAACGAAGCCCATTCAGTGATCCTGGAAGCTAAAAAATTT GTTCCAAGACAAATGACATATTATGATTATGCCAGAAAAAAGTTAAATATCGCAAGAAGAAACGGTGTGATACCCCTGCAAA GCTGCATGCTAGTAAACAATTCAGATGTCACTGCATAA
- the LOC136542736 gene encoding phosphatidylinositol 4-phosphate 5-kinase 6-like translates to MHEHTRARAWDWEATVRKVQHPHPVGRRRVSPMLAADDSETASSSASSSSSAGGDDCEHVHGYVERGLPNGDFYTGQWRGGAPHGAGKYLWTDGCMYEGEWRHGKATGRGKFSWPSGATYEGEFKDGFMDGSGTYTGAAGDTYRGSWSMNLKHGSGKKSYANGDQYDGEWRAGLQDGAGRYTWCNGTEYTGQWRAGLIHGRGALVWSNGNRYDGGWEDGCPRGQGTFRWADGSVYVGYWARDTPTGIVQQKGVYYPSPAASSPTARDPRDVFARDLPGFMGASPDSASPGKSRASSGIRAANGRASSVSGLSNSSGGDRKYDKICIWESDGDITCDIVDGPALGYDVVTVRRSVRTDDGGDDRGLPPPSPAPHVTQWVLPREAKRQGETIAKGHKHYELMLNLQLGIRHAVGKQGPIVLDLKSSAFDPKEKVWTKFPPEGSKCTPPHNSCDFRWKDYCPQVFRTLRKLFKVDAADYMLSLCGNEALRELSSPGKSGSFFYLTNDDRYMIKTMKKSEVKMLLKMLPAYYNHVRAFENTLVTKFFGLHCVKLAGANQKKVRFVIMGNLFCSEYPIHRRFDLKGSSLGRTTDKPQTEIDQYTTLKDLDLNFIFRLKKQWFHEFQRQVDRDCEFLEQEKIMDYSLLVGVHFIDNREKLLTEGCIDYEIINNVPKPRLSRGNTDWFLADPNRFPKIKLGANMPSRAELSACKSDCELQLIGEPTGEYYDVILYFGIIDILQDYDISKKLEHAYKSFQYDPTSISAVDPRQYSRRFRDFIYKAFQEDG, encoded by the exons ATGCACGAGCACACCCGTGCCAGGGCGTGGGACTGGGAGGCGACGGTGCGCAAGGTGCAGCATCCGCATCCCGTGGGCAGGCGCCGGGTATCCCCGATGTTGGCCGCGGACGACTCCGAGACGGCATCCTCCTCGgcgtcgtcctcctcgtcggctggCGGCGACGACTGCGAGCATGTGCACGGCTACGTGGAACGCGGCCTCCCCAACGGCGACTTCTACACGGGCCAGTGGCGCGGCGGCGCGCCGCACGGGGCCGGCAAGTACCTGTGGACCGACGGGTGCATGTACGAGGGGGAGTGGCGGCACGGCAAGGCCACGGGGCGGGGCAAGTTCTCCTGGCCGTCGGGCGCCACCTACGAGGGCGAGTTCAAGGACGGGTTCATGGACGGCTCCGGCACCTACACCGGCGCCGCCGGGGACACCTACCGAGGGTCCTGGTCCATGAACCTCAAGCACGGCAGCGGGAAGAAGAGCTACGCCAACGGCGACCAGTACGACGGCGAGTGGCGCGCGGGGCTGCAGGACGGCGCCGGCCGCTACACCTGGTGCAACGGCACCGAGTACACGGGCCAGTGGCGCGCGGGGCTCATCCACGGCCGCGGCGCGCTCGTCTGGTCCAACGGCAACCGCTACGACGGCGGGTGGGAGGACGGCTGCCCGCGCGGCCAGGGAACCTTCCGCTGGGCCGACGGCAGCGTCTACGTCGGCTACTGGGCGCGCGACACTCCCACCGGCATTGTCCAGCAAAAGGGGGTCTACTACCCCTCCCCGGCGGCGTCCTCCCCGACGGCGCGCGATCCGCGCGACGTGTTCGCTAGGGACCTTCCGGGCTTCATGGGCGCCAGTCCCGACTCCGCGTCGCCGGGCAAGTCACGCGCATCGTCTGGGATCAGGGCGGCCAACGGGCGGGCGAGCTCAGTGTCCGGGTTGAGCAACAGCTCTGGCGGCGACAGGAAGTACGACAAGATTTGCATTTGGGAGTCCGACGGCGACATCACGTGCGACATTGTGGACGGGCCCGCCTTGGGGTACGATGTGGTGACCGTGCGGAGGAGCGTGAGGACGGACGACGGCGGTGACGACCGGGGCCTGCCGCCACCATCACCTGCGCCGCACGTCACACAGTGGGTGCTTCCTCGGGAGGCGAAGCGACAAGGGGAGACCATCGCCAAGGGACACAAGCACTACGAGCTTATGCTAAACTTGCAGCTCGGGATCAG GCATGCAGTGGGGAAGCAAGGTCCAATTGTGCTTGATCTGAAATCGTCTGCTTTCGACCCAAAGGAAAAAGTATGGACAAAGTTTCCTCCTGAAGGCTCAAAATGCACCCCTCCCCACAATTCTTGTGACTTCAGATGGAAGGATTACTGCCCACAGGTCTTCCG GACGCTGCGCAAGCTGTTCAAGGTGGATGCTGCTGACTATATGTTATCGCTATGTGGAAATGAGGCTCTCAGGGAGCTTTCATCTCCTGGTAAGAGCGGAAGCTTTTTCTACCTAACAAACGATGATCGGTACATGATAAAGACGATGAAGAAATCTGAAGTGAAG ATGCTTCTGAAGATGCTCCCAGCTTATTACAATCATGTCCGGGCATTTGAGAATACTCTAGTAACCAAATTTTTTGGTCTACATTGTGTCAAGTTAGCTGGAGCAAATCAGAAGAAG GTTCGTTTTGTCATAATGGGAAATCTATTCTGCTCGGAATATCCAATTCATAGGCGTTTTGATCTCAAAGGTTCATCTCTTGGCCGAACAACTGATAAGCCACAGACAGAGATTGATCAGTATACAACTCTGAAGGATCTCGACCTGAACTTCATCTTCAGATTGAAGAAGCAATGGTTTCATGAGTTCCAAAG GCAAGTGGACAGGGATTGTGAGTTCCTTGAGCAGGAGAAAATTATGGATTACAGTCTTCTTGTTGGCGTGCATTTCATTGATAACAGAGAGAAGCTTCTGACTGAAG GTTGCATTGACTATGAAATCATCAACAACGTACCAAAACCTCGTCTTTCAAGGGGAAATACAGATTGGTTTCTTGCTGATCCAAACAG GTTTCCTAAAATCAAACTTGGGGCCAACATGCCTTCAAGAGCTGAACTCTCTGCTTGTAAGAGCGATTGTGAACTGCAGCTGATCGGAGAGCCAACTGGAGAGTACTACGACGTTATATTGTATTTTGGAATCATAGACATACTTCAAGATTATGATATCAGCAAGAAGCTTGAGCATGCATACAAGTCTTTCCAGTATGACCCAACTTCTATATCAGCAGTGGACCCAAGGCAGTATTCGAGACGGTTTAGAGATTTCATATACAAAGCGTTTCAAGAGGATGGATAG
- the LOC136547399 gene encoding uncharacterized protein has protein sequence MLVAAPAQPRRPRAYRPSRQPRRRSHPLPPRTRRKKNRFAESDLHNLLANKCTQLRYLCLNYCDTGFYTTFKIDVPDSKLSVLEFSHCTFDRVELFCLPKLKQLICGFWLCPCLPMTLGYVPCLKEVEFYGALTVHSEPFKLSEFLCGTSCIDSLTLDFFFGRKIWLQPKKDQLRSGFSNLRQLCLHDIFVGFGLMWTTTLLEAAPSLEILRVEVVLLVLLFFNLEKKY, from the exons ATGCTCGTCGCGGCACCGGCCCAGCCCCGGAGACCAAGAGCATACAGACCTTCGCGCCAACCAAGGAGGAGAAGCCATCCTCTTCCTCCAAggacaagaagaaagaagaacag ATTTGCTGAATCGGATCTACATAATCTCCTTGCAAACAAGTGCACACAATTGCGTTATCTTTGTCTAAACTATTGTGATACTGGCTTTTACACAACATTCAAGATTGATGTGCCAGACTCAAAACTCAGTGTGCTAGAGTTTTCTCATTGTACTTTTGATCGAGTTGAGTTGTTTTGCCTTCCAAAGCTAAAGCAACTCATATGTGGCTTTTGGTTATGTCCATGTTTACCCATGACTTTGGGATATGTCCCATGCCTTAAGGAAGTAGAATTCTATGGAGCATTAACGGTTCATAGTGAACCATTCAAGTTAAGTGAGTTTCTATGTGGCACATCATGCATAGATTCTCTAacattggattttttttttggacGAAAG ATTTGGTTACAACCGAAAAAGGATCAACTTCGCTCAGGATTTAGCAATTTGAGGCAATTGTGTCTACATGATATTTTTGTTGGATTTGGCCTTATGTGGACAACGACGCTTCTTGAAGCTGCGCCATCCCTTGAGATACTCAGAGTTGAGGTAGTTTTGCTTGTTTTGTTATTCtttaatttagaaaaaaaatattaa